Below is a genomic region from Arachis duranensis cultivar V14167 unplaced genomic scaffold, aradu.V14167.gnm2.J7QH unplaced_Scaffold_132865, whole genome shotgun sequence.
gacacctttctaaattgataagtggatttctggcgagttaagaactatacttgcaacgtatatattttaataattttttttaattcgcCAATTTCTGCCCGCATCAGTATCCTCTCCCCTTAAACTCTCGACCCCTTGGTGCGAATCCTTGGTTGTGCTCTCTATGACTTCCTTTCTCTGCAACCctccttttcacacactcttcagcaattTTGCTCTTATTCACCAAATCTGAAAAAGTTcggatctccattggtcccactgaacttaaGATGTCGCTCTGGagccctccttcatacttaatgcaTTTCCATTCCTCGAAGTCTCCCGGAGCTCCCTGATACATGCGGAAAAACCTAAATAGCTCCTCAAATTAGTCTGCatactcagatacggacatagcaccttgcttcagctgcagTATCTCCAATTCCTTGGTTGTCCTGGTGGAATTcagaaagtacttcttatagaattccACCTGGAAGGCATCCCAAGTGATAGGATCATCCCCCTGCTGCAGGAGGTGTCGGgccccttgccaccaatgcgatgcttcCCCAGTAAGCAAAtaggtagcaaattcaacacACTGCTCCTCGGGTACCAACTGCGAttgcagtgctcgctccatAGCCTAAAACCAGGTATC
It encodes:
- the LOC107472132 gene encoding uncharacterized protein LOC107472132 — encoded protein: MVPRGPGRGCERDRTSTQEPKINPVNLMAALENMAAAVQATTEALGQQINNNGNGRREAQGPMTLAMERALQSQLVPEEQCVEFATYLLTGEASHWWQGARHLLQQGDDPITWDAFQVEFYKKYFLNSTRTTKELEILQLKQGAMSGAPGDFEEWKCIKYEGGLQSDILSSVGPMEIRTFSDLVNKSKIAEECVKRRVAEKGSHREHNQGFAPRGREFKGRGY